AAACACATCTCGTTTGCATAATTGCTTTATCCAAGAATACCTTCTTATGTATACAACTAACGATTTGCTATTTGTATCATCGTTAACTAAATGTGGCATTGTTCAGATTTATTTCAACCTGAACCTTCATGTTTACAGGAGTAATTGATAAAGATGACAAAAGTACGGGAAAAGCGACTCCCAACGAAAAACTAAAACGAAAAGAGACAATTACTAGATACGGCAGTTTCTATCTAAGATTGGGTGCTATTGGTAAACCATTTTACATTAAAGAACCACAATGATAAACACCATACCATAATtacctattaattttttattatttctcagCTTTTGGAATCGGATCAATGGTATACAGCGGACTAGAATTCGgtgaatattttgaaatgacAGACAAATGTCGATCCGTTCTTTCGGCATTAACTCCTGCACTTCGTATGGCGTTAACTCTAGCTCAGATGCAGTTTATCTTCCTTACAAATAAAGACATCGAATCCGGCAGTAACAAATTAATTCAGAGATTCGGATTTATGCACATGATAGCAGCGAACCTCTGCGAATGGCTCTATGTCCTCGTAGAGGAAACTAAACACGAAATACATCATCTGGAACATTCTATGATCTCTAAATCAAACAATACACAAAATTTAACCCCAGACACGCCATGCCGGAGATCTAATATCATGGGTACATTGGTTCAAAACGCTTCACCATTTCTATTTCCGTGCACAATTGAGTATTCCCTCATATGCGCagttattttgtatgaaatgtgGAAAGAGGTAAAGTATTATACACATTCATTACTTTATTTCATAATcgataagtaaataaataaattgctaaacaaatatatatttttacgtcTGTAGGTCAAATGCACACCAGAAGACTTTGAAAAGAAATTGATGTATGTTAAGAACAAATCTCGGAGCAATTCAGTTACACCTGAAAAAATTCTGCAACAATTTGGTAAGGAAACAAATCGtcaatagaaattaaattttcaatacgCACACGCGTCATGAGTCAATAAGAGATAAAGAAAAAGtaatcaaaattatataatggCTTTCTTTGCTTTCAGCGGGCATGCTTGGAGTCAGTTCGCCCAACGGAAGTCGCAATGCCTTACATCATTTCTCTGTAGATTGCTCACACGCCCACAGAGGGCTATTCGCGGGAATTCTTGTCATAGTTTTAACCATTATATCCCTTATAATGTTCTTCGTATTGGCACACCATAATAATACAGTTACTGTGAGTAAAAAATATGAGTATCTCAAAAACAGTAAGATCCATCATCcatctattgttttattttatactagcttccgcccgcgactccgtccgcgcggaaaaattaagaagaagatttatttttttttctacgtattttgcccaggataataagatataattataccaagtttcatcgaaatcgaaccgttagttttcacgtgatgcctgaacatacagacagacagacagacagacagacaaaaaattttttaatcacatatttgggcttggtatcgatccagtaacaccccctgctatttattttttcaatattttcaatgtacagaattgacccttctacagatttattatatgtatagatttttatttgtctAATATAAGGTTCAATGGAACATCTCATGCTAAAATACGGTGAATAATTTTTCAGGATGCCATATTCGAAGTAAATATTTGTGAATTGATCTTATATACGTTATCAATTCTCGCTACGGTAATTGCAATGAAACAAATGAGAGCATTGCCTTATAAACGAAAATCACAAGGTGCGTAGTTCTGAAATTATTTCACTAGTATAATCTTCCCCATTACTTCTCTTAACCATTTATTGTCTGgtattaaagttattaattaaaacttttgcgtcaaataatttatattgcgATTAGCAGAATGTATTATTGAGCTTTTGTTTGTATATTGTGTTACAGCTGTTCTGGGTTTGGATACATCGCTCCTAATCCTGGCCCAGTCGGGAATGTACGTTTACTGTATGTTCAGTCTCATAGGATGCCATCACACGCTCTATAGTTCTAACAGTTCCGGTCTCACTGGATTCTTCTCAGAATTCCTATCTTTGAATCAGGTACTTTCATAAATCATTTAAGAGGTTAgttaatgtaggtataatttgGGGAACAATGTTAAACTAGCCGGAACCTAACCTAATCTGtacaacaaataaatgaatcCTGTTAAATCGAATCGACTTGTATGAAATTCAAATTATGGAACAACTTAGACTAAATACTTTCATCACTTTTACTTTTACAGACTACGTtacaaactttatttataatcgaCGCATGGTGGCGAAGGTGCGCAAATTCTGAACAACGAAGTAACAAACCTGGCCGACAGTTGGTCACGTTTCTGCTAGTCGCCAATATGGCCATGTGGGCTATAAATACATTAGAGAAAGTAAGACTTAATGTATCTATGTTAATCTTAtgaattttaacacaaatacatgctcttaaaaagtaaaataccAACTCTAAAACATTAATGTTTCATCTGCCGATTTTTTCTAGTGGCAATAAAATAAGACGACAATTTTTCAATGCCAGACCATTGTATTTATGTCATAATCAAGCTTTTTATCgcttataatgtttttattaatgtattttatatagaataagctttgtttatttttagccTAGAGAACATTACATGAAATGTCCATGTATGATAAATGTCATCATTCTTTATTAACTGAGTATGTTCGTTTTCCAGAATCGTGCAGAGTTCAGACCAGCTCACCTAGATTTCTACGGACCTTGGGGATGGACAATCATCACACATGTCTCCATGCCTCTAGCTATCTTCTACCGTTTCCATTCCACTATATGCTTGTTTGAGATCTGGAAGAATTCTTTCAAAAACAAGCCGATTTACTTAAATGTGTAacgtttaataaatacatttttatgattatttgaATTTCTTTTGACCGATTTAACGAAATCAAAGAATGATCTATCTTTTagattaagaaataaaaaaagcatTAATATAGtatggtttattttatattttaccagAAACTATTGTTGCGAGCTCTACAATCAAAATATCGTATATTATGAAGAACATTTGCGACATAAGATTTAtcttcaattaataatttacgaaTTTCATTTCttctattatataaaatatgttatttttcttcataataCGATTATACAGATCACATAATGTATAGCGTGAAATATTTCCTGACAAAAGTATAGAGGCCACAGGCTTCACACTATTTGTGTTTTCTGTAGAGCGTGACGTAGCGCTTAACACATCACATACTGTCCTTTGTCACgacaaacaaataacaatacacTGCTAATTGTTTGCATTTACTCTACGGCTACATAATTACTTCATGTGTTCATTTCATTTGAAAAGTCCAATCGCAATCTCTCATATTTCGgttgttaatataattttaaagaccataattaaaatgaacaaaGTGGTAATTGATGACTCGTTTTATTTGTTGTTGGTATAAGTCACCAAACAGCTCATAACTTTGGCATGCAAAATAGTTGTGAAATATCctgaaaattatgaataacaaAGTACCTTACATTACATGATTGTTTAATGAAGAATTATCACTACGTTATATATTTGGTATTTTTGGATCTGTAAaagcaaaaattatattataataatatttaaatgtatttcaatTGTGTACAAGACATATAACTATGAGAACCCAAAAATTTATGACACATAAATTTTTACACTATGTTTTTTCCATGCGAAAAACTTTCCTATGTAACAAAATATGGACTAAGGAAATGCAATGTGTGATGGAATGTTATAAAGTAAACGTTGACATAAGCTTTGAGACGATGACACTATCAGGTATTTTAAGGATTACCGGATTGAAACGTCACCGCGTtactttttatacttttattcaGAGTTTATCAATGCAGATAGTATTTCGTTCTATTGTCTACAGACGTTTTAAGTGTGGTGATAATGTTTTGGAAAATACACGATACGTCACAAACAATACTGTTTGGAATtatcttttcttttctttctctgtaaaatatattctaaattgaaaaatagaCGACATCATTTCAGAGGATGCAGAGTGGTAAGTAGAGTGCAGATTTTAAAACGTATTGATAagcaatttaatataattttctcaCAATTATATCTTCAGTATTTTTCTACCTAAAGCAGAAAAAATAAGGACTAATTTTTAGACTTTTTCAAAGAGAAAAACagggaaaaaatatttttattgcaattctatgcaacattatttaaaataccaaaaaaatacatacttgCAAAATTATAACTCACAGAAAAGTAACTTTTCAGGAGGACACATTGTAGAGTGTGCTACGAACTTCGATCTCAACATGTTCCCCATCCTATACGACAAACGTCTACAAGCTTAGAAAGAAAAATTCGGCATAATAGGTAAATTGCTAAAGAATTTACTATCGCTGTTCTAATTTgtaacatttacaatattttgtatcCTTTTTCATTCATAAGTTTCTTTAGCTAAGCTGCTTCAAGCTTTTAAGCCTATGCCATGAAAAAAGCGATACTGACTTCtgagaatgaaaataaaatatcgtttTGTACATAACATTCCATTTTATGACACTTTTACGGaacttattttctataaaattattagaaaagtTAGCAAAAATAGTAGTTAGTAAAAGTTAGTCTTATCGCTTTGACAAATGTATGAATACTAAACGTTACTTTCTATTCTATAGCCGACTAAAGTacgatataaatttattattatctgatTGTGCATTAGACGCAAAAGACTATtgcaaatatttacaaaattatcggGTTTTCATTGATTTCCgatttattctaaaaacttactttttaaaataagtatgttCAGTCGAATCGAAGTAATTCAAAACTTACGAAAGTTCGTAGAACATCTATCTACTTATATATGTTTGTCTAAATTACGATATTTCATTACACAGCATTCACAGACAAATTGATATGTCGCGtaaaaaaatcgatttaaCTTATCCAACGTTTAAATTAAGATGCATCGGCTGAAAAATAAACGTAGAGTTTAAATTTTCTCGTCAATTAAATAGAAGCAAAGGTTGATCGAGCAAGACCAAGGATAGCTTAGAGGTAGACATCTAATTAAGCGCGTAGTGTTGGAGATAAGGAGAGTGGGGGGGCATAGCTCGTTAGGAGGACCGTCTGAATGTGACACCGGCCGcgctaattatattatttagcttTACATCTAAATAAATCCAGACATACGCAAGCAGAAAACGCAGATTGCACGAATGAAAGTTAGAAGGCTCTTAGTTCTCAAGTGCTGTCTTTTAAACTTCTGCAATGTTAACTAAGCTATTTCTTAACTATTTACTAGGCATATATTTCTcttttttaactatatttaaatatgggtaataaaactttttgtaCATACAGTACTGAATAAGAAGCAGCTTTTTTTGgattcatattttatgttttatttctatcGAACAAAATAGAATAACATTATGAACTTAATggaaaatttattgtaaagtaTTAGTACCTATCCCTAATACCAAGATTATTTTGATGAATGAGTACTAAgttgataataataagtattactACAACCATGAAACTGTACTTTATTAGGTATTTGTCCATCGCACACCTCACTGCGTCTAGATAATCATCGAATATTTAGACCATAAAACAATTTGCCATCATAGCCGTGACttgcattaaaaaattaatatgtcTAGCAAATCTaaagctaaaataaaataaatctaaattcattaaaacaaCAAACCTCGCACTTATTGCAAATATAAGTATTGTCCTGTTTAAACCACTTCACACCCTTGTAgccttattataaattatcaagAACTAATAACACATACGCATTTGCGGCCAGCACACTAATGACGTGTTTTACTGTATACAGTCTAACACTGGCATCTCATGTATTCACATCTCTTCTAATGTACTTTTCataaaacgattttaaatgtacaactagattataatatgttacgtgcataatatattaaattcgaTAGAAAGAAAAACACTCCGTGTAATTTAATAACCGGTTTATCGATATAAGTGATAAATGATGGCGAAAAATAAAGAGAAATCCAATCAAAATATAGGCAAGGACTGGCGGGAGAGATCTGAACCGTTAGTGGCTGTACCTGAAGATGAAAGGTGAGTCTGCGAGCGCTTCATTAAAACCACTATTAGTCGATAAACGGTCTTCGGAATAAAACAACGTCTTACTTTAACGTTTCCGCTCAGTcgtgtataattaatattatcttgtaAACTTTTTAGTATTAATGATCATGatatatgaaacaaaattgctatattatctacaggaatacaatattaattattttctttgctGATACAagactaataaatattacaacttTAAGATTAGGAAGAAAAAAATGGATGAACGCAATGCAAAATTCATGAAGAAAGTCGAttctgttttgttttattatattctgttttattttacaaaaactgAAATCCTTCACCCAAAAACATTAACTTAAGTatagtttacatattttatttcatttattttattcaccataaataaatacacaagtgataactgcgttaaaaacaaccgacttcaaacttgcacttgcaaaatttacaaatacctacagacaaaaatgctcataaaataaaaactactgggcctatccgaataaaatttttatgggaccaattcgacaccatcccgcatcgaacaaaaaaagaatcacgtaaatcggttcagaaacctcggagtaatcggtgtacatacataaaaaaaaaaaaaaatatatatatataccggccgaattgataacctcctccttttttttgaagtcggttaaaaattaaatacatagaaataattatcttaattaattaaacataaaaacacaaggatattaatatacctataatagtaggtacctgatgattaaaaagataatatgaCCTGCATGAATTTCTATGATAGTTAAACGTTCAATCAATGGTAAAAATGAAGTATATAGTTTCTTAGTAGGTTATACCacgaaaatatgtaccataaagcttcttaatatttttcagaGAGCATCCTCCACATTACCTGCCCCGGCTAAGCGTTGTATTGCCGGGCAGCACAAGCTCTAGTTCCGATCAGATACCCGTGCTCCCACGCCGACCACAATTGTCACACGGAGAGTAAGTCGGTCAAGGAGGTGGTTCTAATATATTTAcagtcataatattttaaaagttcatcgatgaaatataatattttatagtcgACGTATAGGAGGTATTTTTACACACGTACATAATATGGGCCCATTACAAATTGcgagatattattttattgaattcttAGAGTGTGTATAGAAATTCAtctaattaaatgaaataacttttaattagatttttatgaatttgaaaagtaaaagaaaacaCTTAACATAAGGATCAATGTAAAATGCACAATAATGGAACAGAGGTATTCCAAAACAGAATATAGAACGTACATTTCACATTGTTACGTAATTACTGCTCATATTTCAAAATCTATATCGGtatgcaattaaattatcCAGACATCGGTTAATATGCTACAATCTACACACAATACTGATtctaatttactaaaattcACCGGTCGTTATGTTATGGAACAATTGGCTAATTAGTTCAATATCTCATTTAATTCCAGTGAATCAATGACGGTTGTGCTGTCTGCATTTTATGcgaaattattaatagttcTAGGATTAGCTCTACCGATCACGAGTACTATTCAAAATGAACTCTACACCAACATTACATCAGACGTAagtattatactattatttattacttattcgGTATCTTGAATTAGGCATTAGACTTAACTGTAAAATAAGTCCCTAACAGTTGGAAACCAATGTAGATaacataataagtattatgtgGATTTGCAAAGCTTCGATcgagttatttattaaatgcaatctttgttaaattgatttatttataaaagattttataaaagaCCAATTAACAAGAGGTtactgtttttgtttgtttcagaTATTTACTATGTATTTGTACATCActagtatgttttttttagcATACACTTTTTATCATCTTCGTATAACTAAAAATGGACGAGATGGTAAGATAATATTcctatactttaaaaaaaatgaacttTGAAATGGGtacatttaataacaaaataatatttgcatacctatataaaactTGTTGGCACTATCAATTGTATGTCATGTCGGTATCCAgacaaatacataggtattattttaaggcattaaaatatataatatgaaccATCACGACCACttcataaaatcttttaacaGAAACGCATCTCTAGTAACATGTTGTAAATTTCATGTTAAAATTTTTCACAGATAACGTAAAGCGGATAAGATACGGGAGTTTCTACCTGCACATGGGAGTGGCGGGTTTTAGCGTGGGGTCCATAATTTACTCGTGCCTACAATTTGGGGAATACTTTGATCTCTCAGGCGACTGTCAGCTGATCATCGTCGCTTTAAAACCAGCGCTTCGCATACTATTCATGGTTGcccaaacaatatttattttctcttataCTGACGTAAGTAAACAATCGCCATTGTACTACGAATTATACTCCTTGCTAcgaataatgtaatttaaaaaatatagagttatcacgtgtattttaatttattttacaaagtcGAATAATCTGATGTaggtaaacataaatattaaatacgtaCAGCTTAAAGGTACCTTATACATTAATGATGTTAATAATCGatgattattacaatattaaatatagaaaaatagcCTCTAGTAACATTTACCATCTTCGTGAAATCAAGTGTACGATCTCAATTTATACGTGCTAAATGGTTTAACACgagaatttaaatacatatccacacattgttaaatatttataatattaataatgtagCTCTTCCTACTAACAATTGCCGTGATGTGTTTCAAAAAAgcatatatatatttcatatacCTATATGAAAGCGATGGTTAAaactttctatttttttttctagatcTTAGATCCAATGCGTGGAGTAGTACTAGACAGATTTGGCTTGATGCACCTTATAGCCACTAATGTGTGTGAGTGGCTCAATGTAGTTATTCAAGAAACAAGAGACGATATCGTAGCCGTAGCCTACGACCGACCCGCGCTACTACGCTACACAAATATATCTGGACCATCCAAAGTCATCATCACAGAAGACCTATTTAACGACACTTTTTTGGAAAATTTGACAGATGTTAGTGAACTGAATGTGACAGAAGTAATACATTCCAATATAACTGCTACGATAGAAGCCTGGACATGCAACGTGTCTGATATGATTACACCCTTAATACGATCTATGAATCCATACTTAAGGCCTTGTGGAGTGGAGTACAGCTTATTGTGCTCTATAATAATAGCGGTTATTTGGAATGATATATGCACTGTACCTGGATCGGTGAGTTAGATTGGATTTTCAAGTATACGCAATTCAATATCTGAGCATAATATCTGTTACACAAAtaccatataaaatttaagcaaatacatacctacttatgttAAATCGATTGTATAAACTTCTA
This window of the Colias croceus chromosome 5, ilColCroc2.1 genome carries:
- the LOC123692165 gene encoding proton channel OtopLc-like isoform X2, encoding MTVVLSAFYAKLLIVLGLALPITSTIQNELYTNITSDIFTMYLYITSMFFLAYTFYHLRITKNGRDDNVKRIRYGSFYLHMGVAGFSVGSIIYSCLQFGEYFDLSGDCQLIIVALKPALRILFMVAQTIFIFSYTDILDPMRGVVLDRFGLMHLIATNVCEWLNVVIQETRDDIVAVAYDRPALLRYTNISGPSKVIITEDLFNDTFLENLTDVSELNVTEVIHSNITATIEAWTCNVSDMITPLIRSMNPYLRPCGVEYSLLCSIIIAVIWNDICTVPGSKSSKLPYNNQVKDENRCCGRVKSNSHFSVDCGSAHKGLFMGVAVLAGTIVSLMLFNGLFQKENHVELALLQINIWETILFVLMTLSSGACLHRMRALTLRRMTSAMPLEHALLLITQCGVYLYYLFQIIGAGFHLHRFPESRRATRIISPLCAVIQSSCQTLLVLDAWSRRCASGKDRPGRQLVTFLLVGNFALWLLNRVKNARAEFHPLQMQFYGVWAWTLITHVSVPLLVCYRFQATVCFYEIWKNSYKRKKYSGDGFEEEMELKNHAA
- the LOC123692165 gene encoding proton channel OtopLc-like isoform X1 is translated as MMAKNKEKSNQNIGKDWRERSEPLVAVPEDEREHPPHYLPRLSVVLPGSTSSSSDQIPVLPRRPQLSHGDESMTVVLSAFYAKLLIVLGLALPITSTIQNELYTNITSDIFTMYLYITSMFFLAYTFYHLRITKNGRDDNVKRIRYGSFYLHMGVAGFSVGSIIYSCLQFGEYFDLSGDCQLIIVALKPALRILFMVAQTIFIFSYTDILDPMRGVVLDRFGLMHLIATNVCEWLNVVIQETRDDIVAVAYDRPALLRYTNISGPSKVIITEDLFNDTFLENLTDVSELNVTEVIHSNITATIEAWTCNVSDMITPLIRSMNPYLRPCGVEYSLLCSIIIAVIWNDICTVPGSKSSKLPYNNQVKDENRCCGRVKSNSHFSVDCGSAHKGLFMGVAVLAGTIVSLMLFNGLFQKENHVELALLQINIWETILFVLMTLSSGACLHRMRALTLRRMTSAMPLEHALLLITQCGVYLYYLFQIIGAGFHLHRFPESRRATRIISPLCAVIQSSCQTLLVLDAWSRRCASGKDRPGRQLVTFLLVGNFALWLLNRVKNARAEFHPLQMQFYGVWAWTLITHVSVPLLVCYRFQATVCFYEIWKNSYKRKKYSGDGFEEEMELKNHAA
- the LOC123691725 gene encoding proton channel OtopLc-like, coding for MSPGKRNSLGDPSEPRPTITITDMDTVHEENDNDNDSDESSYSDVTRLRERTRAMLGHAAEPLIQNSHSQPNSRRMSCDIDSKVAANLNTRRPSAIIAAFRRPSQALALCAATQRRFLSELSPNSRTSMASTHDAPPSTAEILGHEALSKALSALYAKLLVVLGLAFPVTEVIANGVPDAYYQGFYLYLYLVSLLFVIFQYANIMRQKAVTMIIQDHGVIDKDDKSTGKATPNEKLKRKETITRYGSFYLRLGAIAFGIGSMVYSGLEFGEYFEMTDKCRSVLSALTPALRMALTLAQMQFIFLTNKDIESGSNKLIQRFGFMHMIAANLCEWLYVLVEETKHEIHHLEHSMISKSNNTQNLTPDTPCRRSNIMGTLVQNASPFLFPCTIEYSLICAVILYEMWKEVKCTPEDFEKKLMYVKNKSRSNSVTPEKILQQFAGMLGVSSPNGSRNALHHFSVDCSHAHRGLFAGILVIVLTIISLIMFFVLAHHNNTVTDAIFEVNICELILYTLSILATVIAMKQMRALPYKRKSQAVLGLDTSLLILAQSGMYVYCMFSLIGCHHTLYSSNSSGLTGFFSEFLSLNQTTLQTLFIIDAWWRRCANSEQRSNKPGRQLVTFLLVANMAMWAINTLEKNRAEFRPAHLDFYGPWGWTIITHVSMPLAIFYRFHSTICLFEIWKNSFKNKPIYLNV